The genomic stretch TACAATATACGTGTAAGCAGGTCTAAGTATGGAATAAAGGTAGTCTACTCTGAGAATACGCCATTCCTtatggatgactcacgctatagTCTGCATCTTTAGGtgtttaaaaaagagtaaacaaaatctaccctcaaatggcttcataagccagttgagggtagattaaaacattacatgatcaaataatataggttaaaattaggtcgttcagtgacatgacagatccaggtggttttgtatttggttggttattcaataaatgttataacttataactacccaaaaatgtaccaattatttgtttagAGATACACAgatagaccgggccgaggcgtccgaaatgtaattttctatgacggctgatcggtgatcacgtggtgcttgccatagaaaacgaagcgtcggaagctccggctcggccccggcccggtctagcgtgagtcatcctttacttgtATGAAACGTGCTCACCATGTAAATCTCATTTAGTGCGTTCTGCCTTGCGCGTAATAGACTGTTGAACAccgtttaaaggggcccactgattaacagtccgccggacggtatcggcctgtcagttgttcagaactgtcaaaattttgttctaactgaaagcaggccgatgccgtccggcggactgttaatcagtgggccccttaagacgtaattagacggttatacttattttatattatatagcTAAAGTAAACAAAGGTGGATATCCCTTTTATTCAGTAacctttattaaaattttatcagcaacaataattatttaattaccaAGCACcgtaatattatataaataagcaATAAATTCAAATGAAATTAAGAATAATCGTTTACATACTGTTTAACCATTTCCTGATACCGACGGTGTTTCTCCTCGAGATTCTTTAAGGCATTGCCAGTGCTATGCTCCACATTAACTAGAAAGCTTATATGAATTGGAGGTACCTCGTtgttggccggttttatttgcGTTTTAATAGTTTTAGACCCACTTTTGACTCTCACTTCTATAGAATCATTATTCTTTCTTTTCTCAGGATGTCCATCATATGCAGATTTATACCGATGTCTCAGTTTTTCGAAGGCCTTCTTGCCTGCTGACTTTCTTTTTGAATGTTCACCATCGCTTGCCTGCTCCTCAGTCGTCTTATTCGGTTTAGTCGACTTCGAGACATGACTTTTACGCAGCACTTGGGTAGTTTTCTCAGAAGATTTATTGACTAAATACGACACTTTTTCCTCAGTTACCCTTCGTGTTGGTGTACAATGAGTGGATTTCCTTTCCGACTTTAGTTCACATTCCATGTCGCTCTGTTTATTTTCGGTAACGGTCTTCTTGTAAATACTGATCCGATTCGCCTCTCTAACCCTGTCGGAGTATCTTTGGAGACTTCTAGTTCTCATCATATTGGGTCTCATCGATTCTAAATCGGGGCCGAGACCTCCAAGCTTGACATTAACATTAGGTTCCAATGTGACACGCCTAAGTGGTCGCCGAGGCTGAGAAACTTCAGAAACGCTTTTAAGGTCCTCAGGAGACTGGTTTtctaaaacataattgaaaCCTACATTTTCAACCGAAGATGTGTCAGAATAGTTAGCTACCTCCCGCTGAAGAAGGTTATCGTAATATATTTCATTAAAGGCTTCCGTATCACGAAATTCTTCGACAGGATTGCCCTGTTCTTCGTCGCTTAAGCTCAAGTCGCCTCTGTCCGTATCTCCAACTTCGGGTGAGAGAGAACGAATCTCTTGTTCGTTCTGTTTATTGTCGACATAATGTGGGAGGAACTGATTCCGGAATTTCTCTAAGTATGTGCTTGAGCGTTTACTTTGCATATTCTTGTTAACGAGATAGCTCGCAGCGTTCTGttctttttttacttttgttttgGGCTTCATTTTTCCTTGTTTTACACGTTTTATGTCTTTCGGTACCTTCATGACCACTTCTTTCTCGTAAAACGGCACGACCACTGTTTCGACATTATCATCTGAATTTGTATCCACCAGTGaagatttatttttgaaattttccTCCAAGCTATCTGTTGAAATATTGTTGCTGTTATTTGAATGTTTTTCCATCTTTCGCGGTGGTAAAATATTTCTGAGATTTCTCATAAATAAGTGGGATGACGTTTTCATTATGACAAATGACAAATCAGAAGTCATTAGTTTTACTATCTAACAAAGCATGCAGACTTTCTTATTTCGGACTGAGTAAAAAGTTTGTACATAGGTAACAACTATTAAAAattatagggaatattacgcgaaactctgtgTAGGGGTTACTCACTACCACAAACCATCATAATTTGGGGGTCTACCGGGAAACGAGAAAATTGAAATTTCGTaatctaatctctctatcactcttgcctatattcgagcgataaagaggcagatagcaCAATTTCGAtattcgcgtttcccggtaggcccttgtttaCAAAatgccttgatgcatcaatgccATATTTTATTACCTGTGAAAagttgtcaaaaaacagtttaaggcacaatatgtataagttactctatggtttactggaggagctagtgctgcactctggcggcagaacattgcagtaccTAATACCCCCTATTGAGTACTTACCAAACACAGATTGCATAAAAACTTTCAGCAAAACCCGAAATTTTCCGTAAAATCAATCCGTAAATTGCATGCCACGCTGGAGGCTTATTCAGATTTTTTACTGTGATACTGTTATGATACAAAAGATATCTCATTTATACCACGAGCCACGTAACAAACAAGTAAATTTCTACCTGACGATAATCTGTTACCATAGCCTGCTATAGGGTTGGCCGGCcaaagtatttagcagatggcgccagcatagcttgcccttgTGAATCTCTAATCTATAATTGTGTCAAATTTctgtttttttaatggatttttATGCCCTGAATGCCATCCTTTTAAgtcaaatctcatagaaaagaTTCAATCTATGATGGCGCGc from Cydia fagiglandana chromosome 11, ilCydFagi1.1, whole genome shotgun sequence encodes the following:
- the LOC134668514 gene encoding uncharacterized protein LOC134668514, whose protein sequence is MKTSSHLFMRNLRNILPPRKMEKHSNNSNNISTDSLEENFKNKSSLVDTNSDDNVETVVVPFYEKEVVMKVPKDIKRVKQGKMKPKTKVKKEQNAASYLVNKNMQSKRSSTYLEKFRNQFLPHYVDNKQNEQEIRSLSPEVGDTDRGDLSLSDEEQGNPVEEFRDTEAFNEIYYDNLLQREVANYSDTSSVENVGFNYVLENQSPEDLKSVSEVSQPRRPLRRVTLEPNVNVKLGGLGPDLESMRPNMMRTRSLQRYSDRVREANRISIYKKTVTENKQSDMECELKSERKSTHCTPTRRVTEEKVSYLVNKSSEKTTQVLRKSHVSKSTKPNKTTEEQASDGEHSKRKSAGKKAFEKLRHRYKSAYDGHPEKRKNNDSIEVRVKSGSKTIKTQIKPANNEVPPIHISFLVNVEHSTGNALKNLEEKHRRYQEMVKQYVNDYS